In Myxococcales bacterium, the following proteins share a genomic window:
- a CDS encoding acyl-CoA-binding protein: MSDSPEFAAAVTAAKSLAKTPGTADLLELYALFKQATSGDIGGARPGMLDLKGRAKYDAWAQKRGLSSAEAQAKYVALVERLKLA, encoded by the coding sequence ATGAGTGACTCGCCTGAATTTGCCGCCGCGGTGACCGCCGCCAAGAGCCTCGCCAAGACGCCTGGTACCGCCGATCTGCTCGAGCTCTATGCGTTGTTTAAGCAGGCGACCAGCGGCGATATAGGCGGCGCGCGCCCCGGCATGCTCGATCTCAAGGGCCGCGCCAAATACGACGCCTGGGCGCAAAAACGCGGGCTTTCGTCGGCAGAGGCTCAGGCCAAATACGTCGCGTTGGTCGAGCGGCTTAAGCTCGCCTAG